aaataaggatgACTATATCTTGAAAACCAATCTATTGAGTTTCTTctaattagttataaaatataaatatataccaTTACTTATTTCAGAAAGTAGGTGTCATGAGACGATTGAAATGTACCTAGAATTCATGTCACATGCACAAACTCGGTAATAATTAATTGATGTGAGGTCCatttagtttcaaaaattaattcctGAATAGAAATAATGAGAAGTTGGTGAGACTATAACTTCACATGACCCAATTTTAATCGGTGCAACCAACTTAAACTTTAACACACCATGTACTATGGAGAGAGTACATGCATaacttttggaaaaatatttggatcaaaattagaataaaaagggaggaataaaaaaagaggaaaatgttAAGTCTTGTAGGATagctgttttcgaaaacaattttgaaaaataatttttgaaaacaattttctgatttttttagaacaaaaatctgtatgaaaacttaaaatgtttttaatctatttttaatatttttttaaaaataatttttatatatagtattttatttatatatataattttatttcttctaatagtctttagaaaacaagtaaaaacaacataaaacaatagaaaacaactaaaaaatattttttaaaaactgctcttaaaagtagaaaatggaaaatagttttttattgttaaacatatttttcatattttttattctaaaaaatagaaaattgttctaaaaaataattcccaaacagacttttaattacttgataagatttaataacttttataaaagatttttttttttatatatacttcACTCTTTAACTCTAAATTTCTCATTCCATATATTTCAATAACACTTTATGctaattaataaaacttttatttcatttttatttataattaaacataGCAAAGTAAatgtaaaaagaaaagtaaaaaacataagtcatgttttaaaattatttttaaaaatagttttttgattcAGAAAATATGTTTCGTAAACTTTTGATTAGAATAAATTTGgggtatttttaatttttttttataagaaatgataattcaaagaatatttacaaaaaattagGCATCTGCATAAATATATGATACATTCATAGAAagtaatgtttttaaaagttattttttattttggaattatttttaaatgaatactTAATAAAATACCAATACTAGTAAAACTAAGaatgtttatataaaatattttaaaaattagtgatGTGACAAAAATAGATTCACTCTTTTGGCAGACGCTTAGATATGTTAATAGTAGAAATTGGAaacattaaggaaaaatttagaaaataaataaaataaaataaaatggcaCAAGAAAATGTTGGTTCCATTCCTTTTCTTGTAAACTTCCCAGGGTTTGTATGTCTCCACGCAACGCGGactcaaaaataaaatgtcAACCCTTTGTCCCTACAACAACTGGCCCATGTTAAGAATCTTCCATTTCATTTAGACCCTTTCCCATTTCCCATGTCACCTTCCTAAGTTCCCATGTATATTTGAACCCCTCCACGGTCCACCCCACCAAAGTCCCCCATCTCTCCTCTCCCATATCCTCCTCATCTTCTTCGCCGATCAAGACTTCTTTACAACCCCTTTTCTGTAAATCACAGTCCCGCtatctccaaatctcaactgtTGTTTCATGGGAAACTACGTTTCTTGCGCTTTGGCCACCTCTTCTGTGGGGAAGTATAGAGCTGCAAAGGTGATTTTTCCGGGCGGAGAGGTTCGGGTGTTGGACAGGCCTACCAAGGTGGCAGAGCTCATGCTGGAGGAGCCCTCCTTCTTTGTGGTGGATTCTCAGTCGCTGCACATGGGGCGGAGATTTTCGGCTCTAGGTGCGGACGAGGACCTGGAAATGGGCAGCGTGTACGCCATGTTCCCGATGACGAGGCTGAATTCTGTCGTGACTGCGGCGGACATGGGGGCTCTGTTCATGAGGGCGAACTCCTCGGTGAAACAGGCGTCGGCCGGGAGGATGAGGCTGCTGGCGGAGTCGGGGAGGGGCGCCCAGATCATGCCGTCTCCGGCGGCGGAGAACGCGGGGGAGACGAGGCTGAATTTGGAGGATATAGAGGAGTATTCGACGCCAGAGTTCAAGCACAGGTTGTCAATGTGCAGGTCGAAGAAGCCATTGCTGGAGACCATCGCTGAAGAACCACTCTGTTCCAGATAACGCCTTTTCCTTTCATATTTCCTATATTTGGGCTttctagttgttttttttttttttttttttttttgggtattttagaaaagggaaaatgtcttcttttttttttcttctgaaatATAGGTGAGAAGTTTGTTCTACTTATTCAATCTGACCTCACTCTCCCACGACATGTATTGCAATACATCATTACATATATAAGATTAATTATAGTGGTTTATTATACACATActctattttggtttttttttcttcccattttttgttttttatacaaAGCTAAGTTATAGAAATGATTAATTTTGTCAGATTTGGTACacccaaaaaacaaatatggaAAACATTTCTCACTTTGGATTATGatgcaagaaagaaaataaaacaaatatcttcCAAATTGCAAAGATAGAAATTAATTGAAGTCAAAATCTTAAGTAGCGTTtggatgatttttatttttatttttaaaaatacaaaattatatttaaaatataaatatatgttacaacaaagtggaagaagaagatgaaaataagaaaaagatgatgGAATGCACAAGAAAAATTGAATAGATTTTTATTAGAGatctctcccttttatagggagatGTAGATGATCATTCACAAATTACCATAGTGatacaaaatctcatattttataacatccTCTTtagatgatcataagaatatagTAACTTtttcgttaaaaaccttgctagtaaaacctAATGGAACAAAACCTagacgaaggaaaaaaaaaagtgtagtATATCCATAATAgttttctctcctttttgtagACATGATCATGatttcttcaactcttcaattggtagatctctcaatctttGCATTCCAATGTCATACCTAACCTTTTCAATGTGGTCAAAGGTAACAATCTACTACATTATTGCATGACCgaatttgttgaacatcaatttcaccTTTTTCCAAGAGCTCATGGGTATAGAAGAATTTAGAAGGGATATGCTTAGTTTTGTCACCTCTTATGAATCCTCATTTAATTTATGCAATACAAGTagcattattttcatataatttggttgcattgcctctgatggaaggtagtccacatgtttcttgaatatgttgAATCATTGACCTTAGTCATACACATTCACGATTTGTTTCATGACTTGCAAGaatttctaaatgatttgaaGAGGTGGCTACCATTGTTTGCTTGACTAATCTCTAAGATATTGTTGCACCACCATAAGTAAAGATATATCTCGTTTGAGATCGAGCTTTATGAGGATTTGAAAGATATCTTGCATTTGCATATCCAatcaattgtgattttgattcttttgaataatataagcCTATGTCACTTGTTCCACGAAAGTATCCCAATATATGTTTAATCTCATTCTAATACCTTTTAATTGGGGTAGAACTGCATCTTGTTAGCAAGTTGACAAAGAATGTTATGCTGGGTCTAGTACAGTTTGTAAGATACATTAGTGCACCTATTGCATTGAGATATGGTGCTTTTGGACCAagaaattctttattttcttctttaggaCGAAATGAGtctttgttcacttcaagtgaacgaACAACCATGGGAGAATTGATTCGATGTaatttttccatataaaaacatgataaaaaataagGCTGCCCGCTTACCTTATGAAATTCCCAAGATCTAGATTGGTTGTTTCATTGACCAATTTTCTCGCCTCAACTCATGAATGGAACTACGAATACGAGAACCATTCTTTTCTCATAGCACAAGAGCCTTGACCTT
Above is a genomic segment from Vitis riparia cultivar Riparia Gloire de Montpellier isolate 1030 chromosome 14, EGFV_Vit.rip_1.0, whole genome shotgun sequence containing:
- the LOC117930963 gene encoding uncharacterized protein LOC117930963; this translates as MGNYVSCALATSSVGKYRAAKVIFPGGEVRVLDRPTKVAELMLEEPSFFVVDSQSLHMGRRFSALGADEDLEMGSVYAMFPMTRLNSVVTAADMGALFMRANSSVKQASAGRMRLLAESGRGAQIMPSPAAENAGETRLNLEDIEEYSTPEFKHRLSMCRSKKPLLETIAEEPLCSR